One region of Streptomyces leeuwenhoekii genomic DNA includes:
- a CDS encoding dienelactone hydrolase family protein — translation MISQPVAVPADDATLAGDLAVPEPARAVVLFAHGSGSSRHSPRNRRVAEALCAAGLGTLLMDLLTEDEERRDVLTAEHRFDIPLLGHRLVAAIDWLESGPGTRGLPVALFGASTGAAAALVAAAERPGRVLTVVSRGGRPDLAGDALPAVRAPVLLIVGGRDEEVLRLNQEAARRLHAPHDLRIVPGATHLFEEPGALDRVADAARQWCDERLRAPSG, via the coding sequence ATGATCTCCCAACCGGTCGCGGTACCCGCCGACGACGCCACCCTGGCGGGAGACCTCGCCGTACCGGAGCCCGCCCGGGCCGTCGTGCTCTTCGCGCACGGCAGCGGCAGCTCCCGGCACAGCCCGCGCAACCGCAGGGTCGCCGAGGCCCTGTGCGCCGCCGGGCTCGGCACGCTGCTGATGGACCTGCTCACCGAGGACGAGGAGAGACGGGACGTGCTCACCGCCGAGCACCGCTTCGACATCCCCCTGCTGGGCCACCGCCTGGTGGCCGCCATCGACTGGCTGGAGAGCGGGCCCGGCACGCGCGGGCTGCCGGTCGCCCTGTTCGGGGCCAGCACCGGTGCCGCGGCGGCCCTGGTGGCCGCCGCCGAGCGGCCCGGCCGGGTGCTCACCGTCGTCTCGCGCGGCGGACGGCCCGACCTGGCCGGCGACGCCCTGCCCGCCGTACGGGCGCCGGTGCTGCTGATCGTGGGCGGCCGGGACGAGGAGGTGCTGCGACTGAACCAGGAGGCGGCCCGGCGCCTGCACGCCCCGCACGACCTGCGGATCGTTCCCGGCGCCACCCACCTGTTCGAGGAGCCCGGCGCCCTCGACCGGGTCGCCGACGCCGCCCGGCAATGGTGCGACGAGCGCCTGCGCGCCCCGTCCGGCTGA
- a CDS encoding FAD-dependent oxidoreductase, whose translation MPILEEPREPRTVTLPPRPARHGGRCDVLVVGGGPSGFAAAVAAADAGADVVLVERYGFLGGNATVALVMPLMSFHNEHKQAAFSESGDDSRLLPTDHGEGEPVVAGVLWQLLDRLMGRGGCLPPSPRTGYTVPFDPELFKLALLEMLDEAGVRMLFHAFASTALPLEDGPGWRVVFETKSGPVVIDAGVVVDGTGDGDVAAACGASYEIGRPEDGLVQPMTLMFRVADFARPDFADYVRAHPDQWRGVHGLWDLIEEARAAGELRLPREDILLFATPHPREVAVNSTRVTRVLGTSVWDLTRAEYTARRQLAQIDRFLRTRVPGFEESYVVQSGTHIGVRETRRVVGDYQLTGHDILAARPFPDVVAHGAYPIDIHNPRGTGTVLKRVPMGRFYDIPLRCLVPKGTDRLLVAGRCISGTHVAHSSYRVMPIAMATGQAAGVAAALTVRHGQGPRGVPYRLVQRELLRQGARLRTDLGAPV comes from the coding sequence ATGCCGATCCTGGAAGAGCCCCGCGAGCCCCGCACGGTCACCCTGCCCCCGCGTCCGGCCCGGCACGGCGGGCGGTGCGACGTCCTCGTGGTCGGCGGCGGCCCGTCCGGCTTCGCCGCCGCGGTCGCCGCGGCCGACGCCGGAGCCGACGTGGTCCTCGTGGAGCGCTACGGGTTCCTCGGCGGCAACGCGACCGTGGCGCTGGTGATGCCGCTGATGTCGTTCCACAACGAGCACAAGCAGGCCGCCTTCAGCGAGTCCGGCGACGACTCCCGGCTGCTGCCCACCGACCACGGCGAGGGGGAGCCGGTGGTCGCGGGCGTTCTGTGGCAGCTACTGGACCGGCTCATGGGGCGCGGCGGCTGCCTGCCGCCCTCCCCGAGGACCGGGTACACGGTGCCCTTCGACCCGGAGCTGTTCAAGCTGGCGCTGCTGGAGATGCTGGACGAGGCGGGGGTGCGGATGCTGTTCCACGCCTTCGCCTCCACCGCCCTGCCCCTGGAGGACGGCCCCGGCTGGCGGGTGGTGTTCGAGACGAAGTCCGGTCCGGTGGTGATCGACGCCGGGGTGGTGGTGGACGGCACCGGCGACGGCGACGTCGCGGCGGCCTGCGGCGCGTCGTACGAGATCGGCCGCCCCGAGGACGGGCTGGTGCAGCCGATGACGCTGATGTTCCGCGTGGCGGACTTCGCCCGGCCCGACTTCGCCGACTACGTGCGCGCCCATCCCGACCAGTGGCGCGGGGTGCACGGCCTGTGGGACCTGATCGAGGAGGCCCGGGCCGCCGGGGAGCTGCGGCTGCCGCGCGAGGACATCCTGCTGTTCGCGACCCCGCATCCGCGTGAGGTCGCCGTCAACAGCACCCGGGTCACGCGTGTGCTGGGCACCAGCGTGTGGGACCTCACCCGGGCCGAGTACACGGCGCGCCGCCAGCTCGCCCAGATCGACCGCTTCCTGCGCACCCGCGTGCCCGGTTTCGAGGAGTCGTACGTGGTGCAGAGCGGCACCCACATCGGTGTGCGGGAGACCCGGCGCGTGGTCGGCGACTACCAGCTCACCGGTCACGACATCCTGGCCGCCCGCCCCTTCCCGGACGTCGTCGCGCACGGCGCCTACCCGATCGACATCCACAACCCGCGCGGCACCGGCACCGTGCTGAAGCGGGTGCCCATGGGCCGCTTCTACGACATCCCGCTGCGCTGCCTCGTCCCGAAGGGGACCGACCGGCTGCTGGTGGCGGGGCGGTGCATCTCGGGGACGCACGTGGCGCACTCCTCCTACCGGGTGATGCCGATCGCGATGGCGACCGGGCAGGCCGCGGGTGTGGCCGCCGCGCTGACCGTCCGCCACGGCCAGGGGCCGCGGGGGGTGCCCTACCGGCTGGTGCAGCGCGAGCTGCTGCGGCAGGGCGCCCGGCTGCGCACCGATCTCGGCGCGCCGGTCTGA
- a CDS encoding YbhB/YbcL family Raf kinase inhibitor-like protein, with amino-acid sequence MTGIELSSGAFGDHSFIDRRYAYEGENVSPPLAWSGVPDEAVELVLLCEDPDAPSGTFAHWIVVGVDPRSDGVAAGQCPPGGTELVNGYGERGWGGPHPPPGDEAHRYFFRLYALREPCVLPDAPSADQVHRVVDERRLAGGTLVGLYQR; translated from the coding sequence ATGACAGGTATCGAGCTCAGCAGTGGCGCGTTCGGCGACCACTCCTTCATCGACCGGCGGTACGCGTACGAAGGGGAGAACGTCTCGCCGCCCCTGGCCTGGTCCGGCGTGCCGGACGAAGCGGTCGAACTGGTCCTGTTGTGCGAGGACCCCGACGCGCCGTCCGGGACCTTCGCGCACTGGATCGTGGTCGGTGTCGATCCCCGCAGCGACGGTGTCGCCGCGGGCCAGTGCCCGCCCGGCGGCACCGAGCTCGTCAACGGGTACGGCGAACGGGGCTGGGGCGGCCCGCACCCCCCGCCCGGGGACGAGGCGCACCGCTACTTCTTCAGGCTCTACGCCCTGCGGGAGCCGTGTGTGCTGCCCGACGCGCCCAGCGCCGACCAGGTGCACCGGGTGGTGGACGAACGGCGGCTCGCCGGCGGCACCCTGGTGGGGCTGTACCAGCGCTGA
- a CDS encoding archease produces MLGDTGDDRQARERGESGHRAVPHTADIRIEAWASSRERCLAEAVLAMVECFADVTGVRPTAVDRVRLAEGCDEDLLASLLDEVIFRLEVHGQVPVDVEADEDDGGLDVRLAVAGLAEVEITGAAPKAVAWHELRIGPDAYGWSCAVTVDA; encoded by the coding sequence ATGCTCGGGGACACGGGCGACGACAGGCAGGCGCGGGAGCGGGGCGAGAGCGGTCACCGGGCGGTGCCGCACACCGCCGACATCCGTATCGAGGCCTGGGCGTCGAGCCGGGAACGGTGTCTGGCGGAGGCGGTGCTGGCGATGGTGGAGTGCTTCGCGGACGTCACCGGGGTGCGGCCCACGGCCGTGGACCGCGTGCGGCTGGCGGAGGGCTGCGACGAGGATCTGCTGGCCTCGCTGCTGGACGAGGTCATCTTCCGGCTCGAGGTCCACGGCCAGGTGCCGGTGGACGTGGAGGCGGACGAGGACGACGGCGGCCTCGACGTCAGGCTCGCGGTGGCCGGGCTGGCGGAGGTCGAGATCACCGGGGCCGCGCCGAAGGCCGTGGCCTGGCACGAGCTGCGGATCGGACCGGACGCGTACGGGTGGTCGTGCGCGGTGACGGTCGACGCGTGA
- a CDS encoding sigma-70 family RNA polymerase sigma factor, translating into MSPQAETAAEARTRGPRRASAHAARRRNRVPEPYEEPDLLGQYLAQIGATPLLTAEDEVRLARCMEAGIRALGELERADVGEPAPTPERRRELERAVCDGQAAKDHMVRANLRLVVAIAKRHAHRGLPLLDVIQEGNLGLIRAVEKFDHTKGFKFSTYATWWIRQAIGRGVATHARTVRLPMHVVEQLHKLARIERRLQLDLGRRPTAEEVAGESGLAPDRVVWLRRVGRDAVSLDTPVDETGDTVVGDLIPDTDVLQAPEVAEYQALAEELREAVGTLAPREALILSLRYGLHDGRPRTLEQVARHVGLTRERVRQLEKESLARLRAPGTRDRLVAWAS; encoded by the coding sequence ATGTCTCCCCAGGCAGAGACCGCCGCGGAAGCGCGGACCCGCGGGCCCCGCCGCGCGTCCGCCCATGCCGCGCGGCGGCGCAACCGGGTCCCCGAGCCCTACGAGGAACCCGATCTGCTCGGCCAGTACCTGGCCCAGATCGGAGCCACGCCGCTGCTCACCGCGGAGGACGAGGTGCGGCTGGCCCGGTGTATGGAGGCGGGGATACGGGCGCTGGGGGAGCTGGAACGGGCCGATGTCGGCGAACCCGCGCCGACGCCCGAGCGGCGCCGGGAACTGGAGCGGGCCGTGTGCGACGGACAGGCGGCCAAGGACCACATGGTGCGGGCCAACCTCCGGCTGGTGGTCGCCATAGCCAAGCGGCACGCCCATCGCGGCCTGCCCCTGCTGGACGTCATCCAGGAGGGGAATCTGGGACTGATCCGTGCGGTGGAGAAGTTCGACCACACCAAGGGGTTCAAGTTCTCCACGTACGCCACCTGGTGGATCCGCCAGGCGATCGGGCGCGGCGTGGCGACACACGCGCGGACGGTACGGCTGCCCATGCACGTGGTGGAGCAACTGCACAAGCTGGCCAGGATCGAACGGCGCCTCCAGCTCGACTTGGGACGCCGGCCGACCGCCGAGGAGGTGGCCGGGGAGAGCGGACTCGCGCCGGACAGGGTCGTCTGGCTGAGGCGCGTCGGACGGGACGCGGTGAGCCTGGACACCCCGGTGGACGAGACCGGCGACACCGTCGTCGGCGACCTCATCCCGGACACCGACGTGCTCCAGGCCCCGGAGGTCGCCGAGTACCAGGCGCTCGCCGAGGAACTGCGCGAGGCCGTGGGCACCCTGGCACCCCGCGAGGCACTGATCCTCAGCCTGCGCTACGGCCTGCACGACGGCCGGCCGCGCACCCTGGAGCAGGTGGCCCGGCACGTGGGGCTGACACGGGAGCGCGTACGCCAACTGGAGAAGGAGTCGCTCGCCCGACTGCGGGCGCCCGGGACCCGGGACCGGCTCGTGGCCTGGGCGAGCTGA
- a CDS encoding PPOX class F420-dependent oxidoreductase, whose amino-acid sequence MSKPPLPPEAVDLLRRANPCVMATVRSDGTPVSTPTWYLWEDGRVLVNLDEGRVRLKHLRRDPRVTLTVLDKDDWYTHVTLIGRVAALLDDEGLADIDRISRHYTGRPYPDRVRPRVSAWVEVERWHAWGALKDSDQASV is encoded by the coding sequence ATGTCCAAGCCCCCGCTGCCGCCCGAGGCCGTCGACCTGCTGCGCCGGGCCAACCCGTGTGTGATGGCCACCGTGCGCTCGGACGGCACCCCCGTCTCCACCCCCACCTGGTATCTGTGGGAGGACGGCAGGGTGCTGGTCAACCTCGACGAGGGCCGGGTACGGCTGAAGCACCTGCGCCGCGACCCGCGCGTGACCCTCACCGTCCTGGACAAGGACGACTGGTACACGCACGTGACGCTCATCGGCCGCGTCGCCGCGCTGCTCGACGACGAGGGGCTGGCCGACATCGACCGCATCTCCCGCCACTACACCGGCCGGCCCTACCCGGACCGGGTCCGCCCCCGGGTCAGCGCCTGGGTCGAGGTCGAACGCTGGCACGCCTGGGGGGCGTTGAAGGACAGCGACCAGGCGTCCGTCTGA
- a CDS encoding TIGR02452 family protein, whose product MSARLRGIAQQTEQIVVAGRYHAPGGHTVTIAAAVEAAHAGTRVFGPGPVAPLPAVPPVTPVLEVTAESSLEAARRLGDRTAVLNFASARNPGGGHLNGAQAQEEALCRASALYTCLLRAPAFYDHHRAHRDPFYSDRVVHSPAVPVFRDDRGRLLDEPYTVGFLTAAAPNAGVVRRTSPERAAELPGALAARAERVLETAVAHGYRRLVLGAWGCGVFQNDPAQVAEAFRALLGPGGRFASTFTHVVFGILDRTPGSAVRAAFARAFAQPSSAAGAAGGGDARAATG is encoded by the coding sequence ATGAGCGCGCGCCTGCGCGGCATCGCCCAGCAGACGGAACAGATCGTGGTGGCGGGCCGCTACCACGCGCCCGGCGGGCACACGGTGACGATCGCGGCGGCGGTCGAGGCGGCCCACGCCGGCACCCGCGTGTTCGGACCCGGGCCCGTCGCTCCGCTTCCGGCCGTGCCCCCGGTCACGCCGGTCCTCGAGGTCACGGCCGAGAGCAGCCTGGAGGCCGCCCGGCGCCTCGGGGACCGGACGGCCGTCCTGAACTTCGCCTCCGCCCGCAATCCCGGCGGCGGCCACCTCAACGGGGCCCAGGCCCAGGAGGAGGCCCTGTGCCGGGCCTCCGCGCTGTACACGTGCCTGCTGCGGGCCCCCGCCTTCTACGACCACCACCGCGCCCACCGCGACCCGTTCTACAGCGACCGCGTCGTCCACAGCCCCGCCGTGCCCGTGTTCCGGGACGACCGGGGCCGCCTGCTGGACGAGCCGTACACCGTCGGGTTCCTCACCGCGGCGGCACCCAACGCGGGCGTGGTGCGGCGGACGTCGCCGGAACGCGCGGCCGAACTGCCGGGGGCGCTCGCCGCACGCGCCGAGCGGGTCCTGGAGACGGCCGTCGCGCACGGCTACCGGCGCCTGGTCCTCGGAGCGTGGGGCTGCGGGGTGTTCCAGAACGATCCGGCACAGGTGGCCGAGGCGTTCCGGGCGCTGCTCGGGCCCGGCGGGCGGTTCGCCTCGACGTTCACGCACGTGGTGTTCGGCATCCTGGACCGCACACCGGGGAGCGCGGTCCGCGCCGCGTTCGCCCGGGCCTTCGCCCAGCCTTCGTCCGCCGCCGGAGCGGCGGGTGGCGGTGACGCGCGGGCGGCGACCGGGTAG
- a CDS encoding CapA family protein, translating to MGGGTVTLFLCGDVMLGRGVDQILAHPGDPELREEYVRDARTYVRLAEAASGPVPAPVPPQWPWGEALNLLEKTAPDARIVNLETAVTRDGSFAPGKAVHYRMHPANLPAVTVARPDVCVLANNHVLDFGRAGLAETLGALAGAGLRTAGAGRDAAEAYAPAVVPLGNGGRVLVLALGMGSSGVPAGWAATAGRSGVAHVAGPTRGAAETVVRRVRRARRAGDLVVVSVHWGSNWGYRVPAEQVRFAHALVDGGVDIVHGHSSHHPRPLEVYRDRPVLYGCGDFIDDYEGITGYERYRDDLRLAHLVTVEAGTGRLCALRMVPLRVRRMRLEPASDEDRRWLRATLDRVSPGVRVALTGDGALAVGWNGERG from the coding sequence GTGGGCGGCGGCACGGTGACGCTGTTCCTGTGCGGTGATGTGATGCTCGGGCGCGGCGTCGACCAGATCCTCGCGCACCCCGGCGATCCGGAGCTGCGCGAGGAGTATGTGCGCGACGCGCGAACCTACGTGCGGCTGGCGGAGGCGGCGAGCGGTCCCGTGCCCGCGCCGGTGCCGCCCCAGTGGCCGTGGGGCGAGGCGCTGAACCTGCTGGAGAAGACCGCTCCGGACGCCCGGATCGTCAACCTGGAGACGGCGGTCACGCGCGACGGCTCCTTCGCGCCCGGCAAGGCCGTCCACTACCGGATGCACCCCGCCAACCTGCCCGCGGTGACCGTGGCCCGGCCGGACGTGTGCGTCCTGGCCAACAACCACGTCCTGGACTTCGGCCGCGCGGGCCTGGCGGAGACGCTCGGCGCGCTGGCCGGCGCGGGGCTGCGCACGGCCGGTGCCGGACGGGACGCCGCCGAGGCTTACGCGCCCGCGGTGGTTCCGCTGGGCAACGGCGGACGCGTGCTGGTGCTCGCCCTCGGCATGGGCTCCAGCGGCGTCCCCGCCGGGTGGGCGGCGACCGCCGGCCGGTCCGGTGTCGCCCATGTCGCCGGGCCGACGCGCGGCGCGGCCGAGACCGTCGTGCGGCGCGTACGGCGGGCCAGGCGGGCCGGCGACCTCGTGGTGGTGTCCGTCCACTGGGGGTCGAACTGGGGGTACCGGGTACCCGCGGAGCAGGTCCGGTTCGCGCACGCCCTGGTGGACGGCGGGGTGGACATCGTGCACGGGCACTCCTCGCACCACCCCCGCCCGCTGGAGGTCTACCGGGACCGGCCGGTGCTCTACGGCTGCGGCGACTTCATCGACGACTACGAGGGCATCACGGGCTACGAGCGGTACCGGGACGATCTGCGGCTGGCCCATCTGGTGACGGTCGAGGCGGGCACCGGGAGGCTGTGCGCACTGCGCATGGTGCCGCTGCGGGTGCGCCGGATGCGGCTGGAACCGGCGAGCGACGAGGACCGCCGCTGGCTCCGGGCGACGCTGGACCGGGTGAGCCCGGGAGTGCGCGTGGCCCTGACGGGCGACGGCGCGCTGGCCGTCGGATGGAACGGCGAGCGGGGATGA
- a CDS encoding polysaccharide pyruvyl transferase family protein: MTTAPSLPQPARSGPRIGVLGSYGGFNIGDESILTCILACLRAQRPDAHFVVFSRNAEHTRAHHPDVHDVLDWEGVSRNHISEALTGLDLLVLGGGGILYDSEARRYLRLVRTAQERGVPTFAYAVGAGPLREAEDREAVRGVLADMDDIVVRDQESKLVLEEVGLEREVTVTADPALLLEPEPFTDSMLRGEGLPTDARLVGMSVREPGRAAEKLDEGDYHALLADVADFLVRRLDAHVVFLPMERHDVRHAHAVLSHMTAPDKGRILHGAYSPGQVLGFMRHLDLAVGMRLHFVIFAALSGVPVLPLPYSGKVFDFARRLGAPALVGVAREQAGLLLAEVDRLWDEYPQRRDDLRGRVRELTMLARETCVRCGVLLDEIDAGRRDGDTRTAAEADAPGGVARAVPDRPAEPRPLIA; this comes from the coding sequence ATGACCACTGCGCCCTCCCTTCCGCAGCCCGCCCGCTCGGGCCCCCGCATCGGCGTGCTCGGTTCGTACGGCGGTTTCAACATCGGCGACGAGTCGATCCTGACCTGCATCCTGGCCTGTCTGCGCGCGCAGCGTCCGGACGCCCACTTCGTCGTCTTCAGCCGCAACGCGGAGCACACCCGGGCGCACCATCCCGACGTCCACGACGTCCTGGACTGGGAGGGCGTCAGCCGCAATCACATCTCGGAGGCGCTGACCGGGCTGGATCTGCTGGTGCTGGGCGGCGGCGGCATCCTCTACGACAGCGAGGCCCGCCGCTATCTGCGGCTGGTCCGCACCGCGCAGGAACGGGGCGTGCCCACCTTCGCCTACGCCGTCGGCGCCGGCCCGCTGCGGGAGGCGGAGGACCGGGAGGCGGTGCGCGGCGTGCTGGCGGACATGGACGACATCGTGGTGCGGGACCAGGAGTCCAAGCTCGTCCTGGAGGAGGTCGGCCTGGAGCGCGAGGTCACCGTCACCGCCGATCCGGCGCTGCTGCTGGAGCCCGAGCCGTTCACCGACTCGATGCTGCGCGGCGAGGGCCTGCCCACCGACGCCCGGCTGGTGGGGATGTCGGTGCGGGAACCGGGCCGGGCCGCCGAGAAGCTGGACGAGGGCGACTACCACGCGCTGCTCGCCGACGTCGCGGACTTCCTCGTACGGCGGCTCGACGCGCATGTGGTGTTCCTGCCGATGGAGCGGCACGACGTACGGCACGCGCACGCCGTGCTGTCCCATATGACCGCGCCGGACAAGGGCCGCATCCTGCACGGCGCCTACAGCCCGGGGCAGGTCCTGGGCTTCATGCGCCATCTGGACCTGGCGGTCGGCATGCGGCTGCACTTCGTGATCTTCGCGGCGCTGTCCGGTGTGCCGGTCCTGCCGCTGCCGTACTCCGGCAAGGTGTTCGACTTCGCGCGCCGGCTCGGCGCCCCGGCCCTGGTGGGCGTGGCGCGGGAGCAGGCCGGGCTGCTGCTGGCGGAGGTGGACCGGCTGTGGGACGAGTATCCGCAGCGCCGGGACGACCTGCGCGGCCGTGTCCGGGAGCTGACCATGCTCGCCCGGGAGACCTGCGTGCGCTGCGGTGTCCTGCTCGACGAGATCGACGCCGGGCGGCGGGACGGGGACACCAGGACGGCCGCCGAGGCGGACGCGCCGGGCGGTGTGGCGCGGGCGGTCCCGGACCGCCCCGCCGAACCCCGCCCGCTGATCGCCTGA
- a CDS encoding NAD(P)-dependent oxidoreductase: MTDKLTVSVLGTGIMGAAMARNIARAGHAVRAWNRSRDKAEPLAAEGAHIAGTPAEAVEGADVVLTMLYDGPAALDVMRQAAPGLRPGAVWMQSTTAGIEALTGLAAFAGEHGLVFYDAPVLGTREPAEAGRLLVLAAGPAEARATVTPVFDAVGARTVWTGEDGAAGSATRLKLVANSWVIAATSAAGEVLALAGALDVDPAVFFDAIAGGPLDMGYLRAKAALVLEDRLTPPQFAVTTAEKDARLIVEAGERHGVRLDVADASARRLARAAARGHGDKDMAAAYFASFEEKPSP, encoded by the coding sequence ATGACCGACAAGCTCACCGTGAGCGTCCTGGGCACCGGCATCATGGGCGCCGCGATGGCCCGCAACATCGCCCGTGCCGGGCACGCCGTCCGCGCCTGGAACCGGAGCCGGGACAAGGCCGAACCGCTGGCCGCCGAGGGCGCGCACATCGCCGGCACCCCCGCCGAGGCGGTGGAGGGCGCTGACGTGGTCCTGACCATGCTGTACGACGGCCCGGCCGCCCTGGACGTCATGCGCCAGGCGGCGCCGGGCCTGCGCCCCGGTGCCGTGTGGATGCAGTCGACCACCGCGGGCATCGAGGCGCTCACCGGCCTGGCCGCCTTCGCCGGCGAGCACGGCCTCGTCTTCTACGACGCCCCCGTGCTCGGCACCCGCGAACCCGCCGAGGCCGGCCGGCTCCTCGTCCTGGCCGCCGGCCCGGCCGAGGCGCGGGCCACGGTGACGCCGGTCTTCGACGCCGTGGGCGCCCGGACCGTGTGGACGGGCGAGGACGGTGCGGCCGGGAGCGCCACCCGGCTGAAGCTGGTGGCCAACAGCTGGGTCATCGCCGCCACCAGCGCGGCCGGCGAGGTGCTGGCGCTCGCCGGCGCCCTGGACGTGGACCCGGCCGTCTTCTTCGACGCCATCGCCGGCGGCCCGCTCGACATGGGCTATCTGCGGGCCAAGGCCGCGCTCGTCCTCGAGGACCGGCTGACCCCGCCCCAGTTCGCGGTCACCACCGCCGAGAAGGACGCCCGGCTCATCGTCGAGGCCGGGGAGCGGCACGGCGTCCGGCTCGACGTGGCCGACGCGAGCGCGAGGCGCCTCGCCCGCGCCGCCGCGCGGGGGCACGGCGACAAGGACATGGCCGCGGCCTACTTCGCGAGCTTCGAGGAGAAGCCCTCGCCCTGA
- a CDS encoding RtcB family protein, which yields MELVEERPCRYRIEPHGAMRVPGVVFASRDLLADAEKSLAQVVNVATVPGIVGASYAMPDIHWGYGFPIGGVAATDVDEGGVVSPGGVGFDISCGVRLLAADARGGELRRALPAVMDGLDRAIPRGAGPGGVWRPSGPGPLERILADGSRYAVEEGYGEERDLVRCEDGGAVAGADVTQVGERARQRGLAQVGSLGSGNHFLEVQQVAEVYDTAVARAFGLADGQLCVMIHCGSRGLGHQICTDHVRVMDRAMARYGITVPDRQLACAPVDSPEGEAYLGAMAAAANYGRANRQLLTHAAREVFRRAAGARLSLVYDVSHNLAKTETHDVAGRPRRLCVHRKGATRAFPPGHPELPPDLRGSGQPVLIPGTMGTASYVLTGVPGGDAFHSTCHGAGRVLSRHQAARAVTGKEVRARLDAAGIAVRPRSWRGLAEETPEAYKDVSAVVAASERAGLCRTVARLVPLGVVKG from the coding sequence ATGGAACTGGTCGAGGAGCGCCCCTGCCGCTACCGCATCGAGCCGCACGGCGCGATGCGGGTGCCCGGCGTGGTGTTCGCCTCCCGTGATCTGCTGGCCGACGCCGAGAAGTCCTTGGCACAGGTCGTCAACGTGGCCACTGTGCCGGGCATCGTGGGCGCCTCGTACGCCATGCCGGACATCCACTGGGGCTACGGCTTCCCGATCGGCGGCGTGGCGGCCACCGACGTCGACGAGGGCGGCGTCGTCTCGCCCGGCGGGGTCGGCTTCGACATCTCCTGCGGGGTGCGGCTGCTGGCCGCCGACGCCCGGGGCGGAGAGCTGCGGCGGGCCCTGCCCGCCGTCATGGACGGCCTGGACCGGGCGATCCCGCGCGGCGCGGGCCCCGGCGGCGTGTGGCGGCCCTCCGGCCCCGGACCGCTGGAGCGGATCCTCGCGGACGGCTCCCGCTACGCGGTCGAGGAGGGGTACGGCGAGGAACGCGACCTTGTCCGCTGCGAGGACGGCGGCGCGGTCGCCGGCGCCGATGTGACACAGGTCGGCGAGCGGGCCCGGCAACGCGGTCTGGCCCAGGTGGGCAGCCTCGGGTCGGGGAACCACTTCCTGGAGGTCCAGCAGGTCGCCGAGGTCTACGACACGGCGGTCGCCCGGGCGTTCGGGCTCGCCGACGGCCAGCTGTGCGTCATGATCCACTGCGGCTCGCGGGGCCTGGGACACCAGATCTGCACCGACCACGTCCGGGTGATGGACCGTGCCATGGCCCGGTACGGCATCACCGTCCCCGACCGGCAGTTGGCCTGCGCCCCGGTCGACTCGCCCGAGGGCGAGGCGTACCTGGGCGCGATGGCCGCCGCCGCCAACTACGGCCGCGCCAACCGCCAGCTCCTCACCCACGCGGCCCGGGAGGTGTTCCGGCGGGCGGCGGGCGCGCGGCTGTCGCTGGTGTACGACGTGTCCCACAATCTCGCCAAGACCGAGACGCACGACGTGGCCGGCCGGCCCCGCCGGCTCTGCGTGCACCGCAAGGGGGCCACCCGCGCCTTTCCGCCGGGCCACCCGGAGCTGCCGCCGGACCTGCGCGGGTCCGGGCAGCCGGTGCTGATCCCCGGCACCATGGGCACCGCCTCCTACGTGCTGACCGGGGTCCCCGGCGGCGACGCCTTCCACTCCACCTGCCACGGCGCGGGCCGGGTGCTCAGCCGTCACCAGGCCGCCCGCGCGGTCACCGGCAAGGAAGTGCGGGCCAGGCTCGACGCGGCCGGCATCGCGGTGCGCCCGCGTTCCTGGCGGGGCCTGGCCGAGGAGACGCCCGAGGCGTACAAGGACGTGAGCGCGGTGGTGGCCGCGAGCGAGCGTGCCGGGCTGTGCCGCACGGTGGCCCGGCTGGTGCCGCTGGGGGTGGTCAAGGGCTGA